The following are from one region of the Acidimicrobiia bacterium genome:
- a CDS encoding SufD family Fe-S cluster assembly protein, with protein sequence MTTPATIGIDDAAWMATRRSDASQRLATTTMPSEREEVWRYLDLDFDPDFGSAPLAPGAFPSADQLMDDWVGSVISIVDGFVTTDGVHTVVSEPEATDDGVGSDLFATAYDALAPGAALVDAGHLGEPVFVDIAATGPGTTFPGVHIHAPAGCDASVVIRYRSASDDAAVVVPRLTAKVGDNARLALTIIQDWNYATRAMGRAVVDLGQDAGLTLSEVGLGALLGRLHLDVNFIGRGSWGQIHGAYFGEENQTLDYRYFMNHIGTNTRSDMFLKGAVEDEALSVFTGMIRIETTGQKTEAFQTNRNLILSRGASAQSVPNLEILANDVKCGHGSSVGPLDEDQRYYLMSRGLIPEVADRLQVRGFFEEAIAKIPHADLAPWIRERINAKYVLAQEEGRV encoded by the coding sequence GTGACAACACCCGCAACCATCGGAATCGATGACGCCGCGTGGATGGCGACTCGGCGCTCGGACGCGAGCCAACGGCTCGCGACCACAACCATGCCGTCCGAACGCGAGGAGGTCTGGCGCTACCTCGACCTCGACTTCGATCCCGACTTCGGCTCGGCGCCGCTCGCGCCCGGCGCTTTCCCTTCCGCTGATCAGTTGATGGACGACTGGGTCGGCTCGGTGATCTCGATCGTCGACGGGTTCGTTACGACCGACGGTGTGCACACCGTTGTATCCGAGCCGGAGGCGACCGACGACGGTGTCGGATCTGATCTGTTCGCAACAGCGTACGATGCGCTCGCCCCGGGTGCTGCGCTCGTGGATGCCGGTCATCTCGGGGAGCCGGTCTTCGTCGATATCGCAGCGACCGGCCCCGGAACCACCTTTCCGGGAGTGCATATCCACGCGCCCGCCGGATGCGATGCCTCGGTGGTGATCCGCTACCGGTCCGCTTCCGATGACGCTGCCGTGGTCGTGCCGCGCCTCACCGCCAAGGTCGGCGACAATGCTCGGCTCGCACTCACGATCATCCAGGACTGGAACTACGCGACGAGGGCGATGGGGCGAGCCGTCGTCGATCTCGGGCAGGATGCGGGGCTGACCCTGTCGGAGGTCGGCCTCGGTGCACTCCTTGGTCGCTTGCACCTCGATGTCAACTTCATCGGCCGCGGATCGTGGGGTCAGATCCACGGTGCCTACTTCGGCGAGGAGAACCAGACCCTCGACTACCGGTACTTCATGAACCACATCGGGACCAACACGCGGTCTGACATGTTCCTCAAAGGTGCCGTGGAGGACGAGGCGCTGTCGGTGTTCACCGGCATGATCAGGATCGAGACGACCGGCCAGAAGACCGAGGCGTTCCAGACGAACCGGAACCTGATCCTTTCACGCGGTGCGTCGGCACAGTCCGTTCCCAACCTTGAGATCCTCGCGAACGATGTCAAGTGCGGTCACGGATCGAGCGTCGGTCCCCTCGACGAGGACCAGCGCTACTACCTGATGAGCCGAGGGCTGATTCCCGAGGTCGCCGACCGGCTGCAGGTCCGGGGCTTCTTCGAGGAGGCCATCGCCAAGATCCCCCATGCGGATCTCGCACCGTGGATCCGCGAGCGGATCAACGCCAAGTATGTCCTTGCCCAGGAAGAAGGCAGGGTATGA
- a CDS encoding putative glycoside hydrolase: MKQRPFTALVSMVALVVTGCTGMNGFGPSDAVIPPERGDPTLRIVVLAADDLGELPSTVILDGAVLPGSGGTREIPWRREPIEVSVAASGFHPLDHRIERYPEGGVVEFRLEPVVLTGRITTHDGRPLPGALVELGGDSDRTDNEGRYALERATEGTMTLSRPAWQTRTYDWDGTILEVDIPMERFDIRAIRASAADLGDSAAWDRMLDLADRTAINAVVIDLKDENGAVVYGSTLARAASIGAINSYFDATTVVADAKEHDLYTIGRIGVFQDDFYATAEPDHAVTTTTGELWRASNGHGWVDPSDPAGYEYSVALAEEACLLGFDEIQFDYVSWPIGDLDNAVFDGEYNQEVRVASITAFLERAYTVLHPRCAVSTTVLGIVLESGTDEGVGQEPSAMSGAVDVLSPTLYTTNYGAGWKGMDDPNDHAVEVVTTALDGGASKLVGFAYLRPWLQTWAISETDQRAVQSAVSNDGMGWLLWSNNAQYTMGNLPSG, encoded by the coding sequence ATGAAGCAACGGCCATTCACAGCACTTGTCTCGATGGTCGCGCTCGTCGTCACCGGTTGCACCGGCATGAACGGCTTCGGGCCCAGTGATGCGGTTATCCCACCGGAACGGGGAGATCCCACGCTGCGGATCGTCGTCCTCGCTGCAGACGACCTCGGTGAGCTTCCATCGACGGTGATCCTCGACGGAGCGGTGCTCCCGGGATCAGGAGGCACGAGGGAGATCCCATGGCGGCGAGAGCCGATCGAGGTGTCTGTCGCCGCAAGTGGATTCCACCCCCTCGATCATCGTATCGAGCGATATCCGGAGGGGGGAGTCGTCGAGTTCCGGCTCGAGCCGGTCGTGCTCACCGGCCGTATCACGACCCACGACGGACGGCCGCTCCCCGGAGCCTTGGTGGAACTGGGCGGCGACTCGGATCGGACCGACAACGAGGGCCGGTACGCGCTCGAGCGAGCAACCGAAGGCACCATGACCCTGTCACGGCCCGCATGGCAGACACGGACCTACGACTGGGATGGGACCATTCTCGAGGTGGACATACCGATGGAGCGGTTCGACATCAGGGCGATCCGAGCATCGGCGGCAGACCTCGGCGACTCGGCGGCCTGGGATCGGATGCTCGATCTGGCGGATCGCACCGCGATCAACGCCGTCGTCATCGACCTCAAGGACGAGAACGGGGCGGTGGTGTACGGTTCGACGCTGGCCAGGGCAGCCTCGATCGGGGCGATCAACAGCTACTTCGACGCCACGACCGTGGTCGCGGACGCCAAGGAGCACGACCTGTACACGATCGGTCGGATCGGTGTGTTCCAGGACGACTTCTACGCAACGGCCGAGCCGGACCACGCCGTGACAACCACAACCGGGGAGCTGTGGCGAGCATCGAACGGCCATGGCTGGGTCGACCCTTCGGACCCCGCAGGTTACGAATACTCGGTTGCGCTCGCCGAGGAGGCATGCCTTCTCGGATTCGACGAGATCCAGTTCGACTATGTCTCGTGGCCGATCGGTGATCTCGACAACGCCGTCTTCGACGGCGAGTACAACCAGGAGGTTCGGGTGGCGTCGATCACGGCCTTCCTTGAGCGTGCCTACACCGTACTGCATCCACGATGCGCCGTGTCGACGACCGTTCTCGGCATCGTGCTCGAGTCAGGAACCGACGAGGGGGTGGGTCAGGAGCCGTCGGCGATGTCCGGCGCAGTCGATGTCCTATCGCCAACCCTCTACACGACGAACTACGGCGCCGGGTGGAAGGGGATGGATGATCCGAACGATCACGCCGTCGAGGTTGTCACAACGGCCCTCGACGGTGGTGCCAGCAAGCTCGTCGGTTTTGCCTATCTGCGTCCGTGGCTCCAGACCTGGGCGATCAGCGAAACGGATCAGCGAGCCGTACAGTCAGCGGTCAGCAACGATGGCATGGGGTGGCTGTTGTGGAGCAACAACGCGCAATACACGATGGGGAACCTGCCGAGCGGTTAG
- a CDS encoding non-heme iron oxygenase ferredoxin subunit, translated as MTIHSLGSIDALPDGKGTRFDFGDERIAVFRVGGAVYAIGDRCSHAEASLSEGELFGLEVECPRHGAEFDITTGAVCSLPATKPVPSYPTEVRDGEVLITITTKEEDVKRT; from the coding sequence ATGACGATCCATTCCCTCGGCTCCATCGATGCGCTCCCCGACGGAAAAGGGACCCGTTTCGATTTCGGTGATGAACGCATCGCGGTGTTCCGTGTCGGCGGGGCGGTGTATGCCATCGGAGATCGCTGTAGCCATGCGGAGGCATCGCTGTCTGAGGGCGAGCTGTTCGGGCTCGAGGTCGAGTGTCCGAGGCATGGTGCCGAGTTCGACATCACCACCGGTGCCGTCTGCTCGCTGCCAGCGACCAAGCCGGTTCCGTCGTACCCAACGGAGGTGCGTGACGGTGAGGTCCTCATCACGATCACAACGAAGGAAGAAGATGTCAAGCGCACTTGA
- a CDS encoding Rrf2 family transcriptional regulator, translating to MKFSIQKKTGLAVDALRVLSRSKSSMQSSDLAEAIDTTQAYLPQIMSPLVHMGWVDSKRGPTGGYQLAADPVTISVLDLIEAVEGKTDTETCVLRGGPCGGATQCAIHEPWKAARTALLDELAAVPVLTLTNNGS from the coding sequence GTGAAATTCTCCATCCAGAAAAAGACAGGGCTTGCCGTTGATGCACTGCGGGTCCTGAGCCGGTCGAAGTCGTCGATGCAGTCGTCGGACCTTGCCGAAGCGATCGATACCACCCAGGCCTACCTCCCTCAGATCATGTCACCCCTCGTCCACATGGGGTGGGTCGATTCCAAGCGTGGGCCGACCGGTGGCTATCAGCTCGCCGCCGATCCGGTCACGATCAGTGTCCTCGATCTCATCGAGGCCGTCGAGGGGAAAACGGACACGGAGACCTGCGTCCTGAGGGGTGGACCGTGTGGGGGTGCCACGCAATGCGCGATCCACGAACCGTGGAAGGCTGCTCGAACGGCGCTTCTCGACGAACTTGCGGCGGTCCCCGTGCTGACCCTGACGAACAACGGCTCGTAG
- the sufC gene encoding Fe-S cluster assembly ATPase SufC, translating into MSSALEVSNLTASIGDLAILKGVDLEVPFGEVHAVMGPNGSGKSTLCHVLMGKDDYTASGTARVDGVDIMGMTVDERARVGLFEAFQYPTEIPGVTLDDLVGAMAASNPDDDGFWARADATAQTLSMDRFRKRSVNVGLSGGEKKRSEMYLLGVANPKVAILDEIDSGLDIDAVREVAALVESMRSDERAVLIITHYSRILRYLSVDRVHVMVSGKIVRSGGPEVAEELESGGYAELQAAAR; encoded by the coding sequence ATGTCAAGCGCACTTGAGGTCAGCAATCTGACCGCGTCGATCGGAGATCTCGCGATTCTCAAGGGGGTCGATCTGGAGGTGCCGTTCGGAGAGGTCCACGCGGTGATGGGACCAAACGGTTCCGGGAAGTCGACCCTCTGCCATGTCCTGATGGGCAAGGACGACTACACGGCGTCCGGCACGGCTCGGGTGGACGGAGTGGACATCATGGGCATGACCGTCGATGAACGGGCCCGCGTGGGGCTGTTCGAAGCCTTCCAGTATCCGACCGAGATTCCGGGCGTCACGCTCGATGATCTCGTCGGTGCGATGGCGGCGTCGAACCCCGACGACGACGGATTCTGGGCGCGCGCCGATGCGACCGCACAGACCCTGTCGATGGATCGATTCCGGAAGCGGTCGGTGAATGTCGGGCTGTCCGGTGGCGAGAAGAAGCGTTCGGAGATGTACCTGCTCGGCGTTGCGAACCCCAAGGTGGCGATCCTCGACGAGATCGACTCGGGTCTCGACATCGACGCGGTGCGCGAGGTCGCAGCGCTGGTCGAGTCCATGCGAAGCGACGAGCGCGCTGTGCTCATCATCACGCACTACAGCAGGATCCTGCGCTACCTATCGGTCGACCGTGTCCATGTCATGGTGAGCGGCAAGATCGTCAGAAGTGGTGGTCCCGAGGTCGCAGAGGAACTCGAGTCCGGCGGCTACGCCGAATTGCAGGCAGCAGCTCGGTAG
- a CDS encoding sigma-70 family RNA polymerase sigma factor: MAEAARVKGTADAIGLYLDAVSDHALLTAEDEIRLARTIERGREAEERLATAGGLDTAARVELVRHIRLADHAKQEFIRSNLRLVISIAKRYTGRGLDLLDLIQEGNLGLIRAVEKFDWRKGFKFSTYATWWIRQAITRGLGNNGRTIRLPVHMVDIVRTVQEAELSLHEQLRRMPTIAEIASVSGLDEDKILLALSAPGDTVSLDRSVGEDGDAQLGDFVEDEQTPDPFSVVADLVQRAELTKAIETLDERERIVIVLRYGLDAKPPRTLSDVGAELGITRERVRQLETRALGKLRHPSSRFDLASLM, encoded by the coding sequence ATGGCGGAGGCAGCGAGAGTCAAGGGCACTGCCGATGCGATCGGCCTGTACCTCGACGCCGTGTCGGATCATGCACTGCTGACGGCCGAGGACGAGATCCGACTCGCCCGAACCATCGAACGGGGTCGTGAGGCAGAGGAGCGACTTGCGACCGCCGGGGGCCTCGATACGGCTGCACGGGTTGAGCTGGTTCGCCACATCCGACTTGCCGACCACGCCAAGCAGGAGTTCATCCGGTCGAATCTGCGGCTGGTGATCTCGATCGCGAAGCGCTACACGGGCCGGGGTCTCGATCTCCTCGACCTGATCCAGGAAGGGAATCTCGGACTGATTCGGGCCGTCGAGAAGTTCGATTGGCGCAAGGGCTTCAAGTTCTCGACCTACGCGACCTGGTGGATTCGCCAGGCAATCACGCGGGGCCTCGGCAACAACGGACGAACGATCAGGCTCCCGGTGCACATGGTCGACATCGTGCGAACCGTGCAAGAAGCCGAGCTGTCGCTCCACGAGCAATTGCGGCGGATGCCGACGATCGCCGAGATCGCGTCGGTCAGTGGGCTCGACGAGGACAAGATCCTTCTCGCTCTGAGCGCACCGGGAGACACGGTGTCGCTCGATCGGAGCGTCGGTGAAGACGGTGACGCCCAGCTCGGTGATTTCGTCGAGGACGAGCAAACACCGGACCCGTTCTCGGTCGTTGCGGACCTCGTGCAGCGGGCGGAACTGACCAAGGCGATCGAGACGCTCGACGAACGCGAACGCATCGTGATCGTGCTTCGCTACGGACTCGACGCGAAACCACCGCGCACCCTGTCCGATGTTGGGGCCGAACTGGGCATCACGAGGGAACGAGTGCGACAGCTCGAGACCAGAGCACTCGGGAAGCTCCGACATCCATCGTCACGATTCGATCTCGCGTCGCTCATGTAG
- a CDS encoding uracil-DNA glycosylase: MAWREEVARTKRAAFEGEEYWGKPVPGFGDPMARIVVIGLAPAAHGANRTGRMFTGDRSGDWLFRALHTAGLASQPHSVSTTDGLTLSDVWITAPVRCAPPQNKPTPAERDACSSWFDAELGMLANARVFVALGQYGYHALWAHLARAGQPLPVPRPKFAHGLETAIGPLTILTSFHVSQQNTFTGRLTVEMLDAVFLRAVRLVS; this comes from the coding sequence GTGGCATGGCGCGAGGAGGTGGCAAGGACCAAGCGTGCCGCCTTTGAAGGTGAGGAGTATTGGGGCAAGCCGGTACCGGGGTTCGGGGATCCGATGGCTCGGATCGTCGTCATCGGCCTCGCACCCGCTGCACACGGGGCCAACCGCACCGGGCGCATGTTCACCGGTGATCGTTCAGGTGATTGGCTGTTTCGCGCGTTGCACACGGCGGGTCTGGCATCGCAGCCACATTCGGTCTCGACAACCGACGGGCTCACGCTGTCAGATGTCTGGATCACGGCACCGGTGCGGTGTGCGCCGCCCCAGAACAAGCCGACACCGGCAGAGCGGGATGCGTGCTCGTCGTGGTTCGATGCCGAACTCGGGATGCTCGCCAACGCCCGAGTGTTTGTCGCGCTCGGTCAGTACGGCTATCACGCCCTGTGGGCCCACCTGGCTCGTGCAGGACAGCCCCTCCCGGTCCCACGGCCGAAGTTCGCCCACGGTCTCGAGACCGCCATCGGCCCCCTCACGATTCTCACCAGTTTCCATGTCTCCCAGCAGAACACCTTCACGGGAAGGCTGACGGTCGAGATGCTCGATGCCGTGTTCTTGCGAGCCGTACGGCTCGTGTCGTGA